In Mercurialis annua linkage group LG5, ddMerAnnu1.2, whole genome shotgun sequence, a single genomic region encodes these proteins:
- the LOC126681788 gene encoding uncharacterized protein LOC126681788, producing the protein MESNPREQVKAIELRSGKELDDPHASKEKAVDLTTGTNEEEVTEHPYVKPPPPPPFVPKVPFLGRLKKTQDNQKFHKFLEIFKKLQINISFADALREMPQYAKFLKEIITKKRSWDDKGTISLTENWESINLMPLFLFRDIFGDQTLKQTSMMFQLADHSLKKPYGVVEDVLVKNFSRFQKSYFIPMRHMKPPGKNIPKKMSRKPKI; encoded by the exons ATggaatcaaatccaagggaGCAAGTCAAAGCTATTGAACTCCGAAGCGGGAAAGAACTtgatgatccacatgcaagtaaAGAGAAAGCGGTCGATTTAACAACGGGAACAAATGAGGAGGAAGTAACCGAACATCCATATGTTAAACCGCCGCCTCCTCCTCCATTTGTGCCGAAGGTCCCTTTCCTGGGACGATTAAAGAAGACGCAGGACaaccaaaaattccataaatttctggaaatttttAAGAAACTCCAAATTAACATAAGCTTTGCGGATGCTTTGCGTGAGATGCCTCAATACGCAAAGTTTCTCAAAGAAATCATAACGAAGAAACGGAGTTGGGACGACAAAGGCACAATTTCCCTAACGGAAAATT GGGAAAGTATCAATCTaatgcctttgtttcttttcagggatatttttggtgatcaaacATTGAAGCAAACATCGATGATGTTTCAATTGGCGGACCATTCACTCAAAAAGCCATACGGAGTGGTAGAAGATGTTCTGGTCAAA AACTTTTCCCGGTTTCAAAAGTCATATTTCATTCCGATGAGACACATGAAACCACCGGGGAAGAATATTCCAAAGAAGATGAGCCGAAAGccgaaaatttga